The following are from one region of the Mixophyes fleayi isolate aMixFle1 chromosome 7, aMixFle1.hap1, whole genome shotgun sequence genome:
- the LOC142098460 gene encoding olfactory receptor 1E16-like, whose amino-acid sequence MGNCTYLSEFHIVSVFTTSTYKSYFFNVFILLYLTGLLANSVIITVIFMDKHLHTPMYLFLCNLSFIDLCYSTVTVPKLLYMILSRNHQVSFIQCITQMYFLYGFVGTEIVLLFMMAYDRYVAICKPLHYHCIFSWKHCVQLTVATWVAGYLNSLLVTLSATNIFFCYSYIIHQYFCDAKSLMKIASTNKELFFIVIYVEVFIFGFCPFLCSLVSYIKIISAILKIKSSDGRRKAFSTCSSHLTVLTIFYGSCTSLYMMPPSERYKVLELIYSLLYTAVTPMLNPLIYSLQNTDVKRALKRSVWSKIKQNDAK is encoded by the coding sequence ATGGGAAATTGCACATATCTTTCAGAGTTCCATATTGTGTCTGTTTTTACTACATCAACATATAAATCATATTTTTTCAATGTGTTCATTCTCTTATATCTGACTGGACTGTTAGCAAACTCTGTTATAATTACAGTCATATTTATGGATAAACACTTACACACccccatgtatctatttctctgtaaTTTGTCCTTTATAGATCTTTGCTACTCAACTGTCACTGTCCCTAAACTGCTGTACATGATACTGTCTCGGAATCACCAAGTGTCCTTCATACAGTGCATTACTCAGATGTATTTTTTGTATGGATTTGTCGGCACAGAAATTGTACTTTTATTCATGATGGcttatgaccgatatgttgctattTGTAAACCTTTACATTATCACTGCATCTTCAGCTGGAAACATTGTGTGCAGCTCACAGTTGCCACATGGGTAGCTGGATATTTAAACTCTTTACTAGTTACATTATCagcaacaaatatttttttctgttattcaTATATAATCCACCAATACTTCTGTGATGCTAAATCTCTCATGAAAATCGCCAGCACAAATAAGgaattgttttttattgtgattTATGTAGAAGTATTTATATTTGGATTCTGTCCATTCCTCTGCAGTCTGGTgtcttatataaaaattattagcGCTATCTTGAAGATTAAATCCAGTGATGGAAGGagaaaagccttctccacctgctcatcccacctcacTGTCCTCACCATATTTTATGGGTCATGTACATCATTGTACATGATGCCACCATCAGAGCGCTACAAAGTCCTGGAGCTGATCTACTCTCTACTGTACACGGCAGTTACACCCATGTTAAACCCGCTGATATACAGTCTACAGAATACAGATGTAAAGAGGGCACTAAAGAGATCTGTTTGgagcaaaataaagcaaaatgatgcaaaataa